The bacterium genome contains a region encoding:
- a CDS encoding zinc ribbon domain-containing protein, giving the protein MKRVTCPKCGAENYETDKQCLDCGEKLAAATATAPATTSAAPSELTAIAAPRRGGRGAVSPKQAAADVKYVAQVQKGLRALYMALCVVIFVGAVAVPIIITGDRVPAGYRFVLYFVLPACIYGFIRGWRSPESIPGLVFRDAAEARTMVKATAFVGVLVVVAAIVGVVSLATHQ; this is encoded by the coding sequence ATGAAGCGTGTCACGTGTCCGAAGTGTGGTGCGGAGAACTACGAGACCGACAAGCAGTGCCTGGACTGCGGAGAGAAGCTGGCGGCGGCCACGGCGACTGCGCCGGCGACGACCTCGGCAGCCCCGTCGGAATTGACGGCAATCGCCGCCCCGCGGCGAGGCGGGCGAGGGGCGGTGTCGCCAAAGCAAGCCGCGGCGGACGTGAAGTACGTGGCGCAGGTCCAGAAGGGGCTCAGGGCATTGTACATGGCCCTGTGCGTCGTGATATTCGTTGGCGCGGTGGCGGTGCCGATCATCATCACTGGCGACCGCGTGCCCGCGGGCTATCGCTTTGTACTGTACTTTGTCCTCCCAGCCTGCATCTACGGGTTCATTCGAGGATGGCGCAGCCCGGAGTCGATCCCCGGGCTGGTTTTTCGGGATGCGGCAGAAGCCCGTACGATGGTCAAGGCCACCGCATTCGTAGGCGTCCTGGTCGTCGTAGCGGCTATCGTCGGCGTCGTGTCGCTCGCAACGCACCAGTGA